The Juglans regia cultivar Chandler chromosome 1, Walnut 2.0, whole genome shotgun sequence nucleotide sequence gctgataagaagaatttttcttacataaaatatgaaactttATTATAGAATTCGAACTTTATTATCATGTTTGCATGGGTTGCAAATAGCGAGTGATTAAAGTGATCTGCAATAGTACACCATTaatcattttatgaatttaaataaaactaaatacaacctaCATGGACTTATATAtccatcaaataaattaattataagctgAATAATCTTGTGCTCAGAataattcattaataattaaaaacccTACCCATCTTGCTTGAAACCAACTGATTCACATAGACACCAAAGATTTGCATCCAACGTCAGACCAACTCAAGATGATGATTTCAACTTCCATACAATTAATTTTCTGATCATAAACATTAACCGcatatatcattaatttgttggacTCATTGTCAAACAGCGTATGCACTTGAGTAACAACTTCACCATCCAAACTAACAGGCGATATAAGAGAACCACAACAGCAATCCCAAGCAGTACCAAATAAAATCCCAATACTATTAAGAGAACCCAGACGgtcatgagtttttttttagcAGTATTCAAGGTCACCAAATCCACAGCCAAAAAATAGGTagatagcatgaacgtgactgcAATAAGCATGGCTAGTGTCAAAAGCCATATAAAAAGTTTGCTTCTCTTAGGAATTCCAATGGTGACCGCAAGTACGACGCTCAGAGCTGCAACAAGGGAGGTGGTAttgaaagacaaaaataattcgTATTCATCTGGGTTGATATGTGAGAAAATTGCCTTGCCCATACAATTCTGAAATTTTGCATGACCTACACAATCTTGTTGATAAACACCACCTGGAGGGTTGATCCCAGTTTGGAAAGTAACGGTTGCAATTACAGTAGCCACCAACATCAATGTGCCACGTGTCTGTTCGACCCAGTTTGATTGACCCCGACGCTTAAAATGCTTAAACCATCCGCACAAACAAAAGTATGCCCACCATTTCTTAAACCTTGATTGAGCAGCTGGCGCTGGCTGTCCTTCAATATTAATGTACCTTGCTGGCTCACACTGTATTGTTGGTAGTAGATCAGGAGAATTTAGACCCTTGGATCTTCGAACACCAGCTGCCATTAGCATGTCTTGGATTTTGAGAGATTTAAAATCTCTATGGCCTAACTCTAAAACATCCAAAGCGGTGTTACCAATCCTGTTTATGGCATTGGCCTCTCCTTTGATTTTTGATACTGAAA carries:
- the LOC118343954 gene encoding ankyrin repeat-containing protein At5g02620-like, producing MDKSHDIEEDNIAALYEASHKGCESTLNSLMQRDALILHKTSLTSFTDTPLHIAVLHGHLEFTAALLRMKPNLVDWKDSRGRTALHLASAVGHAEIVRDLLQADTDVCLARDQDGRIPLHLAVMRGHIEVIEKLLNFKPNSISEDLDGASVLHLCVKYNYLDALKLLLESADNNGYSLNSKDNDGNSILHLAVMLGQTEAIKYLLSVSKIKGEANAINRIGNTALDVLELGHRDFKSLKIQDMLMAAGVRRSKGLNSPDLLPTIQCEPARYINIEGQPAPAAQSRFKKWWAYFCLCGWFKHFKRRGQSNWVEQTRGTLMLVATVIATVTFQTGINPPGGVYQQDCVGHAKFQNCMGKAIFSHINPDEYELFLSFNTTSLVAALSVVLAVTIGIPKRSKLFIWLLTLAMLIAVTFMLSTYFLAVDLVTLNTAKKKLMTVWVLLIVLGFYLVLLGIAVVVLLYRLLVWMVKLLLKCIRCLTMSPTN